From Anopheles coluzzii chromosome 3, AcolN3, whole genome shotgun sequence, the proteins below share one genomic window:
- the LOC120955674 gene encoding protein unzipped has translation MANVRWTVSSTVVLLCLLALLPAHTEASTSSVFKALVIGTNTQAVTSSTLSWEKFSEAETHLQFAVRTFEPEPHSRETSESEQLHPLSYVCRVEIEGIFTAGHTVTEDTVTVCIVAAQLSEVERHHAFEVLINMGGGGKLKWQPWSRYHAGIFGGAVSAGMGKFSDYYVARTRARQGEGHHHHAGHDGYVVGNFDPNVKLTGRINAPLPGSTTSTEHEHGDILVEIEPVKYELRSIKQNKLRTIIKKNTTVLGSTILSNTDDRTSLAETVITYDYMKEIYWGKHEGVVQGLFTKVYDSRSQQTSNVTWGIKSATRHVETKSVNTMLEPGTAINVTLFGNYTEMEAPYTAMLKAYYDDNSDPVSRKINSIMVSRDMEDVKMEYSPVYWIENGTLVPTTTTTTTTTTTTTTTTTTTTTSTTEATTSLRPVPINSTPVEGGTMIDEDGMSNEIGHAPSTSRDLDVSRSNEKLEGSLDNMSSRSRSRSPNGATGSLKAVTTLSIWLGAVSLVLALRRN, from the exons ATGGCAAACGTACGGTGGACCGTCAGCAGCACCGTGGTACTGCTCTGCCTGCTAGCTCTGCTCCCTGCCCACACGGAAGCATCCACCAGCAGCGTGTTCAAGGCGCTGGTCATCGGTACCAACACGCAAGCCGTCACCTCCAGCACGCTGTCCTGGGAGAAGTTCAGCGAGGCCGAAACGCATCTCCAGTTCGCGGTGCGAACGTTCGAGCCCGAGCCACACTCACGGGAGACGTCTGAAAGTGAGCAG CTTCATCCGTTGAGCTATGTGTGCCGGGTGGAAATCGAAGGCATCTTCACCGCCGGCCACACCGTGACGGAGGACACGGTGACGGTCTGCATCGTGGCGGCTCAGCTGTCCGAGGTCGAGCGGCACCATGCATTCGAGGTCCTGATCAACATGGGCGGAGGAGGCAAGCTAAAGTGGCAACCGTGGAGTCGATATCATGCCGGTATCTTCGGCGGTGCCGTTAGCGCCGGAATGGGCAAG TTCTCCGACTACTACGTTGCCCGTACGCGTGCGAGACAGGGCGAgggacatcatcatcacgccGGACACGACGGCTATGTGGTGGGCAATTTCGACCCGAACGTGAAGCTGACCGGACGCATTAATGCACCGCTGCCCGGTTCCACCACAAGCACG GAGCACGAGCACGGTGACATCTTGGTCGAAATCGAACCGGTTAAGTACGAGCTGCGCTCCATCAAGCAGAACAAGCTGCGAACGATCATCAAGAAGAACACGACCGTGCTTG GTTCCACCATCCTGTCCAACACGGACGATCGGACGAGCCTGGCGGAAACGGTCATCACGTACGACTACATGAAGGAGATTTACTGGGGCAAGCACGAGGGCGTCGTGCAGGGTCTGTTCACCAAGGTGTACGATTCCCGCTCTCAGCAAACATCCAACGTTACCTGGGGCATCAAGAGCGCCACTCGTCATGTAGAG acaAAGTCAGTCAACACAATGCTGGAACCGGGAACGGCCATCAACGTGACGCTGTTTGGCAACTACACCGAGATGGAGGCACCGTACACAGCCATGCTCAAGGCATACTACGACGACAACAGCGACCCTGTCAGCAGAAAGATAAACTCTATC ATGGTGAGCCGTGATATGGAGGACGTCAAGATGGAGTACAGCCCGGTGTACTGGATCGAGAATGGTACGCTGGTGCcgacgacgaccaccaccacgacgacgaccaccacAACGACCACcacgacgaccacgaccaccacctcAACGACCGAGGCGACGACCAGCTTGCGCCCGGTACCGATCAACAGCACGCCCGTCGAGGGTGGCACCATGATCGACGAGGACGGTATGAGCAACGAGATCGGGCACGCGCCGTCCACCAGCCGCGATCTGGACGTGAGCCGGAGCAACGAAAAGCTGGAAGGATCGCTCGACAACATGTCCAGCCGCAGCCGGAGCCGGAGCCCGAACGGTGCCACCGGCAGCTTGAAGGCGGTGACCACGCTTAGCATATGGTTGGGAGCGGTCTCGCTTGTCCTTGCGTTGCGTCGCAACTAA